One window of Cellulomonas shaoxiangyii genomic DNA carries:
- a CDS encoding peptidylprolyl isomerase → MAVNSKREYERRRYEKWQARQAAADARRKRQRVIAASLVGALVIGTGVVAALTLTQDDAAPQTAETATTAPTPAPTYPARTGNGGVVPDAATAEGRTWTGTITTSAGPVEVELDGAAAPQAVANFVTLAAEGYFDGTLCHRLVPAGIFVLQCGDPTATGTGGPGYSWGPVENAPADDVYPAGTLAMARVGNDAQSMGSQFFLVYEDSTIPSDTAGGYTVFGRITSGLDVVQAIADAGTQPGSERPVQDVIIEGVEIQ, encoded by the coding sequence GTGGCGGTGAACTCCAAGCGCGAGTACGAGCGGCGCCGGTACGAGAAGTGGCAGGCCCGGCAGGCCGCCGCGGACGCACGCCGCAAGCGTCAGCGGGTGATCGCCGCGTCCCTCGTGGGAGCGCTCGTGATCGGCACCGGCGTCGTGGCCGCGTTGACGCTCACCCAGGACGACGCGGCGCCGCAGACCGCGGAGACCGCCACGACGGCGCCGACGCCCGCTCCCACGTACCCCGCCCGCACCGGCAACGGCGGCGTGGTCCCGGACGCGGCCACGGCCGAGGGGCGCACCTGGACCGGGACCATCACGACGTCGGCCGGTCCGGTCGAGGTGGAGCTCGACGGCGCCGCCGCGCCACAGGCCGTCGCCAACTTCGTGACGCTCGCCGCCGAGGGCTACTTCGACGGCACCCTGTGCCACCGTCTCGTCCCCGCGGGCATCTTCGTGCTCCAGTGCGGCGACCCGACGGCGACGGGCACGGGCGGGCCGGGGTACAGCTGGGGCCCGGTCGAGAACGCGCCGGCCGACGACGTCTACCCCGCCGGCACCCTCGCCATGGCGCGCGTCGGCAACGACGCCCAGTCGATGGGCAGCCAGTTCTTCCTCGTCTACGAGGACTCGACCATCCCGTCCGACACGGCGGGTGGCTACACCGTGTTCGGCCGCATCACGTCCGGGTTGGACGTCGTGCAGGCCATCGCTGACGCCGGGACGCAGCCGGGCTCCGAGCGGCCCGTCCAGGACGTCATCATCGAGGGAGTGGAGATCCAGTGA
- a CDS encoding DUF349 domain-containing protein, which translates to MTQQHTTPSSDDADQGPAPTDEAADGTSTGAQVAADAPQEQTATPHEDDGDDTAQPATADLVTDEPVVEDAAAAPVDEPVEDAAPDAVTHGSLAAEIDEAPPTPDDAPAADAAEPADAPEPADAPAADAAEPAEAPEPAEAPTADAAAADVAEPANAPEPAEAPTADEAEPADAPEPADEAEPADAAEPAEQADAGAAAEPTDEAAESADEVAGATDEAAEPTQPTDGASTEPGASDDSPATPTAPRPSPASLRHVARPSARPVAAGAPAAAPVAPVGPPVDPAEAARAAEFGRVDEDGTVYVREAAGERVVGQFPGATPEEALALYVRRFLDLQAKVVLFETRLSATDLAVKEIDQTLTKLGQELTEPAAVGDLDALRARLDALRERAAERRVQAEAERQAAREAAVVARTQIVEEAEKIASTDPSRIQWRPAGEQLRALLEQWKDAQRQGPRIDRPTEESLWKRFSHARTTFDRERRHFFAELESRNAEAKAAKEALVAEAEALSGSTDWGATSAAFRDLMTRWKASGRANRQVDDALWARFRGAQDAFFAARDAANQAVDAEFRANLEVKEALLVEAEAILPVRDLTAAKSALRSIQDRWETAGKVPRADLQRVEGRLRAVESAVRDAESTQWRRSNPETRARAEGAAAQLEQAIAALENDLTAAQAAGDQRRIAEAQAALDARRAWLEQVQRAADDARG; encoded by the coding sequence GTGACACAGCAGCACACGACGCCGTCCTCGGACGACGCCGACCAGGGTCCCGCCCCCACGGACGAGGCAGCCGACGGGACGTCGACGGGCGCGCAGGTGGCCGCCGACGCCCCGCAGGAGCAGACCGCGACGCCGCACGAGGACGACGGCGACGACACCGCGCAGCCGGCGACCGCCGACCTCGTCACGGACGAACCGGTCGTCGAGGACGCCGCTGCCGCTCCGGTGGACGAGCCCGTCGAGGACGCCGCGCCCGACGCCGTCACGCACGGCTCGCTCGCCGCCGAGATCGACGAGGCGCCCCCGACGCCCGACGACGCACCTGCCGCCGACGCGGCCGAGCCCGCCGACGCACCCGAGCCCGCCGACGCACCTGCCGCCGACGCGGCGGAGCCGGCCGAGGCGCCCGAGCCCGCCGAGGCGCCCACCGCCGACGCAGCTGCCGCCGACGTGGCCGAGCCCGCTAACGCACCCGAGCCCGCCGAGGCGCCCACCGCCGACGAGGCCGAGCCCGCCGACGCACCCGAGCCCGCCGACGAGGCCGAGCCCGCCGACGCGGCCGAGCCCGCTGAGCAGGCGGACGCCGGTGCGGCCGCCGAGCCCACGGACGAGGCAGCGGAGTCCGCCGACGAGGTCGCCGGAGCCACCGACGAGGCAGCCGAGCCCACCCAGCCGACGGACGGCGCGAGCACGGAGCCGGGCGCGTCCGACGACTCCCCCGCGACCCCGACGGCCCCGCGCCCCTCGCCCGCCTCGCTCCGCCACGTCGCGCGTCCCTCGGCGCGTCCGGTCGCCGCGGGCGCACCGGCGGCCGCACCCGTCGCACCGGTGGGCCCGCCGGTCGACCCGGCGGAGGCCGCGCGGGCGGCCGAGTTCGGCCGCGTCGACGAGGACGGCACCGTCTACGTCCGCGAGGCGGCCGGCGAGCGGGTCGTCGGGCAGTTCCCCGGCGCCACCCCGGAGGAGGCGCTGGCCCTGTACGTCCGCCGGTTCCTGGACCTGCAGGCGAAGGTCGTGCTGTTCGAGACCCGGCTGTCGGCCACCGACCTGGCGGTCAAGGAGATCGACCAGACGCTCACCAAGCTCGGTCAGGAGCTGACGGAGCCGGCGGCCGTGGGCGACCTCGACGCGCTGCGCGCCCGCCTCGACGCGCTGCGCGAGCGCGCCGCGGAGCGTCGCGTCCAGGCCGAGGCGGAGCGGCAGGCGGCGCGGGAGGCGGCCGTGGTGGCCCGCACGCAGATCGTCGAGGAGGCGGAGAAGATCGCCTCGACCGACCCGAGCCGGATCCAGTGGCGGCCCGCGGGCGAGCAGCTGCGGGCACTGCTCGAGCAGTGGAAGGACGCGCAGCGCCAGGGCCCGCGCATCGACCGGCCCACGGAGGAGTCGCTCTGGAAGCGGTTCAGCCACGCGCGGACCACGTTCGACCGGGAGCGGCGCCACTTCTTCGCCGAGCTCGAGTCGCGCAACGCCGAGGCCAAGGCCGCCAAGGAGGCGCTCGTCGCCGAGGCCGAGGCGCTCTCCGGCAGCACCGACTGGGGCGCCACGTCGGCGGCGTTCCGCGACCTCATGACGCGCTGGAAGGCGTCCGGCCGCGCGAACCGCCAGGTCGACGACGCCCTGTGGGCCCGGTTCCGTGGCGCGCAGGACGCGTTCTTCGCGGCGCGCGACGCCGCGAACCAGGCGGTCGACGCCGAGTTCCGCGCGAACCTCGAGGTCAAGGAGGCGCTGCTGGTCGAGGCGGAGGCGATCCTGCCCGTGCGCGACCTGACGGCCGCGAAGTCGGCGCTCCGCTCGATCCAGGACCGCTGGGAGACCGCGGGCAAGGTGCCGCGCGCGGACCTGCAGCGGGTCGAGGGACGCCTGCGCGCGGTGGAGTCCGCCGTGCGCGACGCCGAGAGCACGCAGTGGCGGCGCAGCAACCCCGAGACGCGCGCGCGCGCCGAGGGGGCCGCCGCGCAGCTCGAGCAGGCGATCGCCGCGCTCGAGAACGACCTGACGGCGGCGCAGGCCGCTGGGGACCAGCGCCGCATCGCGGAGGCGCAGGCCGCGCTCGACGCGCGCCGCGCGTGGCTCGAGCAGGTCCAGCGCGCGGCGGACGACGCCCGCGGCTGA
- a CDS encoding type IV toxin-antitoxin system AbiEi family antitoxin codes for MTTSPPRPPLDRTQTGARATRTAPAVPRALARLRPRPLTLPAVVHRADVGPLAWAGMVADGLLVPLWGSAARTAGTAETAPARAAAVASLVPARGAVGRLTAVWVHTGGTAPRRVDVLVPSGARRPDPHPDRRIAEAALPTTDLAVLGSVRVTAPLRTVLDVARWEEREAARAAVARLVVHCGVDLDAAAAALDRLDGHRGVRRARELVREVAAVDGRRAAVRPG; via the coding sequence GTGACGACCTCGCCGCCCCGCCCGCCGCTCGACCGCACGCAGACCGGCGCACGCGCCACCCGCACCGCCCCGGCGGTTCCCCGGGCGCTCGCGCGGCTGCGGCCCCGGCCGCTCACGCTGCCGGCGGTCGTGCACCGCGCCGACGTCGGTCCGCTGGCGTGGGCGGGCATGGTGGCCGACGGCCTCCTCGTGCCGCTGTGGGGGTCCGCGGCGCGGACCGCCGGCACGGCGGAGACGGCGCCGGCCCGCGCTGCTGCCGTGGCGTCGCTGGTCCCGGCCCGCGGCGCGGTGGGTCGCCTGACGGCTGTCTGGGTGCACACCGGCGGCACCGCGCCGCGCCGGGTGGACGTGCTGGTGCCCTCGGGCGCGCGCCGCCCCGACCCGCACCCGGACCGACGGATCGCGGAGGCCGCGCTCCCGACGACCGACCTCGCCGTGCTGGGGTCCGTCCGCGTCACGGCCCCGCTGCGGACCGTGTTGGACGTCGCCCGGTGGGAGGAGCGGGAGGCCGCCCGGGCGGCGGTCGCCCGGCTGGTCGTGCACTGCGGGGTCGACCTCGACGCGGCGGCCGCCGCTCTGGACCGGCTGGACGGGCACCGCGGGGTCCGCCGCGCACGCGAGCTGGTGCGCGAGGTGGCCGCCGTCGACGGCCGGCGCGCCGCCGTCAGGCCCGGATGA
- a CDS encoding RelA/SpoT family protein translates to MNEKVKAGPPDAAAPTPAGESPATGQTPGTGVPAAGEGGDGAASSTSRVRARLARLSGRSAATYPALEPVLQAVRMNHPKADLSAIEQAYVVAERAHRGQMRKSGDPYITHPVAVATILAELGMTPSTLVAALLHDTVEDTDYSLEQLRREFGPEVAMLVDGVTKLDKVAYGDAAQAETVRKMVVAMSRDIRVLVIKLADRLHNARTWKFVAAASAEKKARETLEIYAPLAHRLGMNTIKWELEDLSFATLYPKVYDEIVHLVAERAPAREEYLATVRDQVGADLRSAKIRATVTGRPKHYYSIYQKMIVRGRDFADIYDLVGVRVLVDTVRDCYAALGALHARWNPVPGRFKDYIAMPKFNLYQSLHTTVIGPGGKPVEIQIRTHDMHRRAEYGVAAHWKYKENAKDGAQDGNDMQWLRQLVDWQRETSDPTEFLDLLRDEIAGAEVYVFTPKGDVQALPAGSTPVDFAYAVHTEVGHRTMGARVNGRLVPLDSTLENGDVVEIFTSRSETAGPSRDWLGFVKSPRARNKIRQWFTKERREEAIEHGKDAIAKAMRKQNLPIQRLMSHEALLALAHEMRFADVSALYAAVGEGQASAASVVQRLVHSLGGEPAAEEDLAESARPGQPARRVRTGDPGVVVKGVDDVWVKLAKCCTPVPGDEILGFVTRGQGVSVHRTDCINVEALRRQPERLVDVAWSHTSSQLFLVQIQVEALDRSRLLSDVTRVLSDHHVNILSASVSTSRDRVALSRFVFEMAEPSHLASVLAAVRKVEGVFDVYRVTGSRAAEEPVIRA, encoded by the coding sequence GTGAACGAGAAGGTCAAGGCCGGGCCGCCGGACGCGGCCGCGCCCACTCCCGCGGGCGAGTCGCCCGCGACCGGGCAGACGCCCGGCACGGGGGTACCGGCGGCCGGCGAGGGCGGGGACGGCGCGGCGTCGTCCACCAGCCGCGTCCGGGCACGCCTCGCGCGCCTGTCGGGCCGGTCGGCGGCGACCTACCCGGCCCTGGAGCCGGTGCTGCAGGCCGTGCGCATGAACCACCCGAAGGCCGACCTCTCGGCGATCGAGCAGGCGTACGTCGTCGCGGAGCGGGCGCACCGCGGCCAGATGCGCAAGAGCGGCGACCCCTACATCACGCACCCCGTCGCCGTCGCGACGATCCTCGCGGAGCTGGGCATGACGCCGTCCACGCTCGTCGCCGCCCTGCTGCACGACACGGTCGAGGACACGGACTACTCGCTGGAGCAGCTGCGCCGCGAGTTCGGGCCCGAGGTCGCCATGCTCGTCGACGGCGTCACGAAGCTCGACAAGGTGGCCTACGGCGACGCCGCGCAGGCGGAGACCGTCCGGAAGATGGTCGTGGCGATGTCGCGCGACATCCGGGTCCTCGTGATCAAGCTCGCCGACCGGCTGCACAACGCCCGCACCTGGAAGTTCGTCGCGGCGGCCTCCGCCGAGAAGAAGGCGCGCGAGACCCTCGAGATCTACGCGCCGCTCGCGCACCGGCTCGGCATGAACACCATCAAGTGGGAGCTCGAGGACCTCTCGTTCGCGACGCTCTACCCCAAGGTGTACGACGAGATCGTCCACCTCGTCGCCGAGCGCGCCCCCGCGCGCGAGGAGTACCTCGCCACGGTCCGCGACCAGGTCGGCGCCGACCTGCGCAGCGCGAAGATCCGGGCGACGGTGACGGGCCGGCCCAAGCACTACTACTCGATCTACCAGAAGATGATCGTGCGCGGCCGCGACTTCGCCGACATCTACGACCTCGTGGGCGTCCGCGTCCTGGTCGACACGGTCCGCGACTGCTACGCGGCCCTCGGTGCCCTGCACGCGCGGTGGAACCCGGTCCCCGGCCGGTTCAAGGACTACATCGCCATGCCGAAGTTCAACCTGTACCAGTCGCTGCACACGACCGTGATCGGCCCGGGCGGCAAGCCCGTCGAGATCCAGATCCGCACGCACGACATGCACCGGCGCGCGGAGTACGGCGTCGCGGCGCACTGGAAGTACAAGGAGAACGCCAAGGACGGCGCGCAGGACGGCAACGACATGCAGTGGCTGCGCCAGCTCGTCGACTGGCAGCGCGAGACGTCCGACCCCACCGAGTTCCTCGACCTGCTCCGGGACGAGATCGCCGGGGCCGAGGTCTACGTCTTCACGCCGAAGGGTGACGTGCAGGCGCTGCCGGCGGGTTCGACGCCCGTCGACTTCGCCTACGCGGTGCACACCGAGGTCGGCCACCGCACGATGGGCGCCCGCGTCAACGGCCGCCTCGTGCCGCTGGACTCGACGCTCGAGAACGGCGACGTCGTCGAGATCTTCACCTCGCGCTCCGAGACGGCGGGGCCCAGCCGCGACTGGCTCGGCTTCGTCAAGAGCCCGCGCGCCCGCAACAAGATCCGGCAGTGGTTCACCAAGGAGCGCCGCGAGGAGGCGATCGAGCACGGCAAGGACGCCATCGCCAAGGCGATGCGCAAGCAGAACCTGCCGATCCAGCGGCTCATGTCGCACGAGGCGCTCCTGGCGCTCGCGCACGAGATGCGGTTCGCCGACGTGTCGGCGCTGTACGCGGCGGTCGGCGAGGGGCAGGCGTCGGCGGCGTCCGTCGTGCAGCGGCTCGTGCACTCCCTCGGCGGCGAGCCGGCGGCCGAGGAGGACCTCGCCGAGTCGGCACGCCCCGGCCAGCCCGCCCGGCGCGTGCGCACGGGGGACCCCGGCGTGGTCGTCAAGGGCGTGGACGACGTGTGGGTCAAGCTCGCGAAGTGCTGCACGCCGGTGCCGGGCGACGAGATCCTGGGGTTCGTCACGCGCGGGCAGGGCGTCTCCGTGCACCGCACCGACTGCATCAACGTCGAGGCGCTGCGCCGCCAGCCGGAGCGGCTCGTCGACGTCGCCTGGTCGCACACGAGCTCGCAGCTGTTCCTCGTGCAGATCCAGGTGGAGGCGCTCGACCGCAGCAGGCTCCTCTCGGACGTCACCCGCGTGCTGTCCGACCACCACGTCAACATCCTCTCGGCGTCCGTGTCCACGTCGCGCGACCGGGTGGCGCTGTCGCGGTTCGTCTTCGAGATGGCCGAGCCGTCGCACCTGGCGTCGGTCCTGGCGGCCGTGCGCAAGGTCGAGGGCGTCTTCGACGTCTACCGCGTGACCGGGTCGCGCGCCGCCGAGGAGCCCGTCATCCGGGCCTGA
- a CDS encoding adenine phosphoribosyltransferase: MTEGARADLVRRVDGLMRTVPDFPEPGVLFRDIMPLLADPVVFAEVVAALAADAPGPIDLVAGMEARGFLLAAPVAMALGAGVVPVRKAGKLPGPVASATYALEYGTATVEVQPFTVPDGSRVLVIDDVLATGGTAAATVDLLERCGAEVVGLSFLVELGALRGRDLLPGRAVDVLLTL; the protein is encoded by the coding sequence CTGACCGAGGGGGCACGCGCGGACCTCGTGCGCCGCGTCGACGGCCTCATGCGGACGGTGCCGGACTTCCCGGAGCCGGGCGTGCTGTTCCGCGACATCATGCCGCTGCTCGCCGACCCGGTGGTCTTCGCGGAGGTGGTGGCCGCGCTGGCGGCGGACGCCCCGGGCCCGATCGACCTCGTCGCGGGCATGGAGGCCCGCGGGTTCCTGCTCGCGGCACCGGTGGCGATGGCGCTCGGTGCCGGCGTGGTGCCGGTCCGCAAGGCCGGCAAGCTCCCCGGTCCGGTCGCCTCGGCGACGTACGCGCTCGAGTACGGGACGGCGACGGTCGAGGTGCAGCCGTTCACCGTCCCGGACGGCTCCCGCGTGCTGGTCATCGACGACGTCCTCGCCACGGGGGGCACCGCCGCCGCGACCGTCGACCTCCTGGAGCGCTGCGGTGCCGAGGTCGTCGGCCTGAGCTTCCTCGTGGAGCTCGGGGCGCTGCGCGGGCGCGACCTGCTGCCGGGCCGCGCCGTGGACGTGCTCCTCACGCTCTGA
- the secF gene encoding protein translocase subunit SecF, producing the protein MASGFAQWGNDLYTGKRSYDVVGNRRRFYLFSGLLVLVSLVLLVRPGLNPGIDFRGGSQFTVSDAANLDQDLAVETVQSVAPDEVARVTTVGGDSLRIQTAQLASSEVAEVRDALAAAYDVPTEDVTSEFIGPTWGQDVSEKAITGLGVFLLLVMGAMTLYFRNWRMAAAAIIALFHDLIVTMGIYAAVGWEVTPATVIGFLTILAYSIYDTVVVFDKVRENTADALVQTRFTYAEKANLAMNQTLVRSINTSVVALLPVLSILVVGAFILGAGTLRDIALSLFVGMLVGTYSSIFLATPLEVSLREREPAVRKHTAEVLARRAAAATEGGEHEGVLAGAPRATAALRPGGHLGQAAQPRRKQR; encoded by the coding sequence ATGGCCTCCGGATTCGCCCAGTGGGGCAACGACCTCTACACCGGGAAGCGCTCGTACGACGTGGTCGGCAACCGCCGACGCTTCTACCTGTTCTCCGGCCTGCTCGTCCTCGTCTCGCTCGTGCTGCTCGTGCGCCCGGGGCTCAACCCCGGCATCGACTTCCGGGGCGGCTCGCAGTTCACGGTGTCGGATGCCGCGAACCTCGACCAGGACCTCGCCGTCGAGACGGTGCAGTCCGTCGCCCCGGACGAGGTGGCCCGCGTGACCACCGTCGGTGGCGACTCGCTGCGGATCCAGACCGCGCAGCTCGCGTCCTCGGAGGTCGCCGAGGTGCGCGACGCGCTGGCCGCCGCGTACGACGTGCCGACCGAGGACGTGACGAGCGAGTTCATCGGCCCGACGTGGGGCCAGGACGTGTCCGAGAAGGCCATCACCGGCCTGGGCGTGTTCCTGCTGCTCGTCATGGGCGCGATGACGCTGTACTTCCGGAACTGGCGGATGGCCGCCGCCGCGATCATCGCGCTGTTCCACGACCTCATCGTGACGATGGGCATCTACGCCGCCGTCGGCTGGGAGGTCACGCCCGCCACCGTCATCGGGTTCCTGACGATCCTCGCCTACTCGATCTACGACACGGTCGTGGTCTTCGACAAGGTGCGGGAGAACACCGCGGACGCGCTGGTCCAGACCCGGTTCACGTACGCCGAGAAGGCGAACCTGGCGATGAACCAGACGCTCGTCCGGTCGATCAACACGTCGGTCGTGGCGCTGCTGCCGGTCCTGTCGATCCTCGTCGTCGGCGCGTTCATCCTCGGCGCGGGGACGCTGCGTGACATCGCGCTGTCGCTCTTCGTCGGCATGCTCGTCGGCACGTACTCGTCGATCTTCCTCGCGACGCCGCTCGAGGTGTCGCTGCGTGAGCGCGAGCCCGCGGTGCGCAAGCACACCGCCGAGGTGCTGGCGCGGCGCGCGGCCGCGGCGACGGAGGGCGGCGAGCACGAGGGCGTCCTCGCGGGCGCACCGCGTGCCACGGCGGCGCTGCGCCCCGGAGGACACCTGGGTCAGGCGGCGCAGCCCCGGCGGAAGCAGCGGTGA